From one Flavobacterium sp. N502536 genomic stretch:
- a CDS encoding DNA-3-methyladenine glycosylase family protein produces the protein MQEAIDFLSAKNPVFLEIIEKYGLPPIPKRPQGFETLVLLILEQQVSIDSAKATFLKIKAYTTCNPETMAVLSDEEFRALGVSRQKTKYIKILAEAVLSKELDIESLATKSAKEVREELIQLKGIGNWTIDIYLMFCLQEPDLIPLGDIAVVNTIKELLNIHDRREMEIHAEQWSPYRSYATYLLWHYYLNKRNRKITY, from the coding sequence ATGCAAGAAGCCATCGATTTTCTATCTGCCAAAAATCCGGTTTTTCTGGAAATTATCGAAAAATATGGACTGCCGCCAATTCCAAAACGTCCACAAGGTTTCGAAACCCTGGTATTGTTGATTCTGGAGCAACAAGTTTCGATCGATTCGGCGAAAGCTACATTCCTAAAAATAAAAGCCTATACCACCTGTAATCCTGAAACCATGGCGGTTTTATCGGATGAAGAATTCCGCGCATTGGGTGTAAGCCGTCAAAAAACAAAATATATTAAGATACTGGCCGAAGCAGTCCTGAGTAAAGAACTGGACATTGAAAGTCTGGCCACAAAATCGGCAAAAGAAGTGCGGGAAGAGCTTATACAGTTGAAAGGAATCGGAAACTGGACGATTGATATTTATCTGATGTTTTGCCTTCAGGAACCCGATTTGATTCCATTAGGAGATATTGCAGTTGTCAACACCATCAAAGAATTACTGAATATTCACGACAGGCGGGAAATGGAAATTCATGCCGAACAATGGAGTCCGTATAGGTCCTATGCGACCTATTTGCTTTGGCATTATTATCTAAACAAAAGAAATCGAAAGATTACCTATTAA
- a CDS encoding acyltransferase, with translation MSIAIESKNLNWTNNLRVLATVSVIVVHVACDILYQYGTISNFTWWTGNVYDGLVRFCVPVFLMLTGALMLNKKYELSDFLKRKFSRIILPFLFWSFFYILLTVRSEFLVQSEKAVDIFNRAFTLLMGGSSFHLWYIYMIIGIYLFIPIISKWIQNATEKEILYFLGIWIFALMLNQPIFAAFRINVDLTYFTGFLGYLVLGYYLSVKSFQYDARRLKQISVLLLFLGALITILGTYFLSTAEDCFNEYFYGYLTFNVMLVSIGLFVFFKNSKISNPTLVRVIGFINKYSYGIYLVHILVLRFLVSSGIDYDFINPVLAIPITTLLCLLLSAVIIYAVNKLPYGEYISG, from the coding sequence ATGAGTATAGCTATCGAAAGTAAGAATTTAAATTGGACAAATAATCTTAGAGTTTTAGCCACTGTCAGTGTAATTGTTGTACACGTAGCCTGTGATATTCTGTATCAGTATGGTACGATATCCAATTTTACCTGGTGGACTGGTAATGTTTATGACGGCCTGGTACGTTTTTGCGTTCCGGTTTTCCTGATGCTTACCGGAGCATTAATGCTCAATAAAAAATACGAACTGAGTGATTTTTTGAAAAGAAAATTTTCAAGAATAATTCTGCCCTTCCTTTTCTGGAGTTTCTTCTATATACTGTTAACTGTCAGAAGTGAATTTTTGGTGCAATCTGAAAAAGCTGTCGATATTTTTAATCGGGCCTTCACGCTTCTTATGGGAGGGAGTTCCTTTCATTTATGGTACATTTATATGATCATCGGGATCTATCTTTTTATTCCGATTATAAGCAAGTGGATTCAGAATGCTACTGAAAAAGAGATCTTGTACTTTTTAGGCATTTGGATTTTTGCTTTAATGCTCAATCAGCCCATTTTTGCTGCCTTTCGAATCAATGTTGATCTGACCTACTTTACAGGTTTTTTAGGATACCTGGTTTTGGGATATTATTTGTCGGTTAAGTCCTTTCAATACGATGCCCGAAGGCTGAAACAGATTTCGGTGTTGTTACTTTTTTTAGGTGCTCTTATTACCATTCTCGGAACTTATTTCCTGTCGACAGCAGAAGACTGTTTTAATGAATATTTCTATGGCTACCTGACTTTTAATGTCATGCTGGTTTCTATTGGATTGTTTGTGTTCTTTAAAAATTCGAAAATTTCAAATCCAACTCTCGTTCGGGTGATTGGTTTTATCAACAAATACAGCTATGGTATTTATCTGGTTCATATTCTGGTTCTCCGGTTTCTGGTCTCTTCAGGAATCGATTATGATTTTATAAATCCGGTTTTGGCTATTCCCATTACAACGCTATTGTGTTTGCTGTTATCTGCTGTTATTATCTACGCTGTCAATAAACTTCCTTACGGGGAATATATTTCAGGATAA
- a CDS encoding GLPGLI family protein, with protein sequence MKKVIYYMSMLLVVTQLQAQKEFQGMAVYESKTQAPKMGEMRGNRDITPEMQKNIEERMKKMLEKTFILNFDKSASIYKEEEKLDAPGQQAGGMRVMVNSFMGGGGTFYKDVKSKTYTVDKEFMGKEFLVIDSLPKLNWKMEAETKQIGGYTCYKATAIKEPSKTDFRNLRPKEKEDKKPEAKKDDVGKTSGETKTNFADNFEMPKEIIITAWYSPEIPVNQGPENYWGLPGLILEVNDGRTTILCSKIVLNAKDKAEIKPSKKGKVISQKDYDETVIKKMEEFREMNRGREGGPGGGPVLIRR encoded by the coding sequence ATGAAAAAAGTAATCTATTATATGTCAATGCTGCTTGTCGTTACACAGCTGCAGGCTCAGAAAGAATTTCAGGGAATGGCAGTTTACGAATCAAAAACACAGGCTCCGAAAATGGGAGAAATGCGTGGCAATCGTGATATTACGCCCGAAATGCAAAAGAACATTGAAGAGCGAATGAAGAAAATGCTTGAAAAAACATTCATTCTGAATTTTGACAAATCGGCTTCTATTTATAAAGAAGAAGAAAAGCTTGATGCTCCGGGACAGCAGGCAGGAGGAATGCGTGTGATGGTAAATTCGTTTATGGGGGGTGGCGGTACCTTTTACAAAGATGTAAAAAGCAAAACCTACACGGTAGATAAGGAGTTTATGGGAAAAGAATTCCTCGTAATAGATTCTCTGCCGAAGCTGAACTGGAAAATGGAAGCTGAAACGAAACAGATAGGAGGATATACCTGCTACAAAGCAACGGCGATTAAAGAGCCCAGCAAAACCGATTTTAGGAATTTGAGACCTAAAGAAAAGGAGGATAAAAAACCGGAGGCGAAAAAGGACGATGTCGGAAAAACTTCGGGAGAAACCAAAACGAACTTCGCTGACAATTTTGAAATGCCCAAAGAGATTATTATAACGGCCTGGTATTCGCCGGAAATTCCGGTAAATCAGGGGCCTGAGAATTATTGGGGATTACCGGGATTAATTCTGGAAGTAAACGACGGAAGAACTACCATTTTATGTTCAAAAATAGTATTGAACGCCAAAGATAAAGCAGAAATCAAACCTTCTAAAAAAGGGAAAGTAATTTCTCAAAAGGACTACGATGAAACGGTCATAAAAAAAATGGAGGAATTTAGAGAAATGAACCGTGGCCGTGAAGGCGGTCCTGGCGGTGGCCCTGTATTAATAAGACGTTAA
- a CDS encoding sodium-translocating pyrophosphatase — translation MNAFMIYLPIVMAILGLLFMGIKRAWVLKQDAGDGKMKEISEHIYEGALAFLKAEYKLLTIFVIIASIALAGITFIPGVKTHLLIVVAFIFGALFSAYAGNIGMKIATKTNVRTTQAARTSLPQALKVSFSGGTVMGLGVAGLAVLGLTGFFIIFFNLLSGGVWKDTETMTVVLETLAGFSLGAESIALFARVGGGIYTKAADVGADLVGKVEAGIPEDDPRNPATIADNVGDNVGDVAGMGADLFGSYVATVLAAMVLGNYVIKDMGGNIQDAFGGIGPILLPMAIAGFGILFSIIGTTLVKISDDNAKEAQVQKALNIGNWVSIVLTAIACFFLVQHMLPETMQMSFFGEGSKDISSMRVFYATLVGLVVGGAISSVTEYYTGLGTKPVMAIVQKSSTGAGTNVIAGLATGMISTFPTVLLFAAAIWISYALAGFYGVALAASAMMATTAMQLAIDAFGPISDNAGGIAEMSELPKEVRTRTDILDSVGNTTAATGKGFAIASAALTSLALFAAYVTFTGIDGINIFKAPVLAMLFVGGMIPVVFSALAMNSVGKAAMDMVYEVRRQFKEIPGIMEGTGKPEYGKCVEISTKAALREMMLPGILTIGFPIAIVLLGKLVYADNNQLIAEMLGGYMAGVTVSGVLWAVFQNNAGGAWDNAKKSFEAGVLINGEMTYKGSDAHKAAVTGDTVGDPFKDTSGPSMNILIKLTCLIGLVIAPILGEGHSSSGTTEKGTCCKMEMHAAGVSKCGDFSAMSKEECIKMCKEKGCSAEETAKCLSHYDANGKYIHQKTDCFDTTKYSKKRVEVNLSTANGVTVGTVTKTENGKTTTEVFEGTEAEVKAKIEAVK, via the coding sequence ATGAATGCATTTATGATTTATTTGCCAATCGTTATGGCAATTTTAGGATTACTTTTCATGGGAATAAAAAGGGCTTGGGTTTTAAAACAAGATGCGGGCGACGGAAAAATGAAAGAGATTTCAGAACACATTTACGAGGGAGCCCTCGCCTTTTTAAAAGCAGAATATAAATTATTGACCATTTTTGTAATTATTGCCAGTATTGCTTTAGCCGGAATTACTTTTATCCCGGGAGTTAAAACGCATTTATTAATAGTAGTAGCTTTTATATTTGGAGCCTTATTTTCAGCTTATGCCGGTAATATCGGGATGAAAATAGCCACTAAAACTAATGTTAGGACTACACAGGCAGCCCGAACAAGTTTACCGCAGGCTTTAAAAGTTTCGTTTAGCGGAGGTACCGTAATGGGACTTGGTGTTGCAGGTTTAGCTGTTTTAGGACTTACCGGTTTTTTTATCATTTTCTTTAATCTTTTATCAGGAGGGGTGTGGAAAGACACCGAAACAATGACGGTTGTTCTCGAAACATTAGCCGGGTTCTCGCTTGGTGCTGAATCCATTGCTTTGTTTGCAAGAGTAGGAGGTGGAATTTATACCAAGGCTGCCGATGTTGGTGCCGATTTAGTAGGTAAAGTGGAAGCTGGAATTCCGGAAGACGATCCTCGTAATCCGGCTACAATTGCTGATAACGTAGGAGATAACGTAGGAGACGTTGCCGGTATGGGAGCCGATTTATTTGGTTCGTATGTAGCGACAGTTCTGGCTGCAATGGTTTTAGGAAACTATGTGATTAAAGATATGGGAGGCAACATTCAGGATGCTTTTGGAGGAATCGGACCCATTTTACTTCCAATGGCAATTGCCGGTTTCGGAATTCTATTTTCGATTATCGGAACGACACTGGTAAAAATATCCGATGATAATGCCAAAGAAGCACAGGTACAAAAAGCTTTAAATATAGGAAACTGGGTTTCAATTGTTTTAACCGCAATTGCCTGTTTCTTTTTAGTACAGCATATGCTGCCTGAAACTATGCAAATGAGTTTCTTCGGAGAAGGATCCAAAGACATCTCATCCATGCGTGTTTTTTATGCCACATTGGTCGGATTAGTGGTGGGTGGAGCTATTTCATCAGTAACCGAATATTATACCGGATTGGGAACAAAACCGGTGATGGCGATTGTACAAAAATCGTCAACTGGAGCAGGAACAAATGTAATTGCAGGTCTGGCAACCGGAATGATTTCGACCTTTCCAACCGTTTTATTATTTGCTGCTGCCATCTGGATTTCTTATGCCCTAGCAGGATTTTACGGAGTGGCTTTAGCGGCTTCTGCAATGATGGCTACTACGGCCATGCAATTGGCAATTGATGCTTTCGGACCAATTTCAGACAACGCCGGAGGAATTGCCGAAATGAGTGAATTACCAAAAGAAGTGCGTACCAGAACAGATATTTTGGACTCAGTTGGTAATACGACCGCCGCAACCGGAAAAGGATTTGCGATTGCCTCAGCGGCTTTAACGTCTTTGGCATTGTTTGCAGCTTATGTGACTTTTACCGGAATTGACGGAATCAATATTTTTAAAGCACCGGTTTTGGCCATGTTGTTTGTGGGAGGAATGATTCCTGTCGTTTTCTCGGCATTGGCGATGAACTCTGTTGGAAAAGCAGCGATGGATATGGTATATGAAGTACGTAGACAGTTTAAGGAAATTCCGGGTATTATGGAAGGAACCGGAAAACCTGAGTACGGTAAATGTGTCGAGATTTCAACAAAAGCAGCTTTGCGCGAAATGATGCTTCCAGGAATTCTAACCATTGGTTTTCCAATTGCAATTGTATTATTAGGTAAATTAGTTTATGCAGACAACAATCAGTTAATAGCTGAAATGTTAGGAGGATATATGGCCGGAGTAACGGTATCCGGAGTACTTTGGGCAGTTTTTCAAAACAATGCCGGTGGTGCCTGGGACAATGCTAAAAAATCATTTGAAGCCGGAGTTTTAATCAATGGTGAAATGACTTATAAAGGTTCTGATGCACACAAAGCAGCAGTAACAGGAGATACAGTTGGAGATCCGTTTAAAGATACATCAGGGCCTTCTATGAACATTTTAATCAAACTGACTTGTTTGATCGGTTTAGTAATTGCACCTATTTTAGGAGAAGGGCATTCGTCTTCAGGAACGACCGAAAAAGGGACTTGTTGCAAAATGGAAATGCATGCAGCTGGTGTTTCAAAATGTGGTGATTTCTCTGCAATGAGCAAAGAAGAATGTATTAAAATGTGCAAAGAAAAAGGCTGTTCAGCCGAGGAAACCGCAAAATGCCTGTCACATTATGATGCCAACGGAAAATATATTCACCAAAAAACAGATTGTTTTGATACTACAAAATACAGTAAAAAAAGAGTAGAAGTTAACTTATCAACTGCTAACGGTGTCACAGTAGGAACGGTAACCAAAACCGAAAACGGTAAAACCACTACAGAAGTTTTTGAAGGAACAGAAGCCGAAGTAAAAGCAAAAATCGAAGCAGTAAAATAA
- a CDS encoding type II toxin-antitoxin system HigB family toxin gives MRIIAKRTLQNFWERFPNAKQQLLSWYQIFDKNNFDNSNAIKSIFGSADFIGHNKVVFNICGNHYRLIVKINYETQIVYILFVGTHRDYDKLDDIKNL, from the coding sequence ATGAGAATAATAGCCAAAAGAACCTTGCAAAATTTTTGGGAACGTTTCCCAAATGCAAAACAACAGTTATTATCATGGTATCAAATCTTTGATAAAAATAATTTTGATAATTCGAATGCAATAAAATCAATATTTGGTTCTGCAGATTTTATCGGTCATAATAAAGTCGTTTTTAATATTTGTGGCAATCATTATCGGTTAATTGTAAAAATTAATTATGAAACTCAAATTGTCTATATTTTATTTGTGGGTACCCACCGTGATTATGACAAACTTGACGACATTAAAAACTTATAA
- a CDS encoding deoxynucleoside kinase, giving the protein MHIAIAGNIGAGKTTLTKLLAKHFKWEPHYEDVVDNPYLDDFYHQMERWSFNLQIYFLNSRFRQVLQIRESGKKIIQDRTIYEDAYIFAPNLYSMGLMTSRDFENYTSLFELMESLVKAPDLLIYLRSSIPNLVGQIHKRGRDYENSISIDYLSRLNERYEAWVQTYTKGKLLIIDVDNINFVDNPEDLGNIINRIDAELNGLF; this is encoded by the coding sequence ATGCACATAGCAATAGCAGGAAATATAGGAGCTGGAAAAACTACTTTAACTAAATTATTGGCTAAACATTTCAAATGGGAACCCCATTACGAAGATGTAGTTGATAATCCGTATTTAGATGATTTTTACCATCAGATGGAGCGTTGGTCGTTTAATCTTCAGATTTATTTCTTAAACAGTCGTTTCCGTCAGGTATTGCAAATTCGCGAAAGCGGGAAGAAAATCATTCAGGACAGAACCATTTATGAAGATGCTTATATTTTTGCTCCCAACCTGTATTCGATGGGATTGATGACAAGCCGTGACTTTGAAAATTACACTTCTCTGTTTGAATTAATGGAATCCTTAGTAAAAGCTCCTGATTTATTAATTTATTTAAGAAGTTCAATTCCAAACTTAGTGGGTCAGATTCACAAACGCGGACGTGATTACGAAAATTCTATTTCAATCGACTATTTAAGCCGTTTGAATGAAAGATACGAAGCATGGGTACAAACCTATACCAAAGGAAAATTATTAATTATTGACGTTGACAATATTAATTTCGTAGACAATCCTGAAGACTTAGGAAACATCATTAATAGAATTGATGCCGAGCTGAACGGACTGTTCTAG
- a CDS encoding helix-turn-helix domain-containing protein — translation MEIRPIKTEHDYDLALERVNAIFDAKPNTDEGDELDILVTLIEKYEQINYPIPEPDPIEAIKFMMEQNGLTDADLGVILNSRSRVSEIFKRKRALTLNQIRILTEALHIPASTLIKEYALNP, via the coding sequence ATGGAAATACGACCTATTAAAACGGAACACGATTACGATCTTGCTTTAGAGCGTGTAAATGCTATTTTTGATGCGAAACCTAATACGGATGAAGGTGATGAATTAGATATTTTGGTTACACTCATTGAAAAATATGAGCAAATAAATTATCCTATTCCCGAACCTGACCCAATTGAAGCCATTAAATTTATGATGGAACAAAATGGACTTACTGATGCCGATTTAGGGGTTATTTTAAACAGCCGCTCAAGAGTATCCGAAATTTTTAAACGAAAGAGAGCCTTAACCTTAAACCAAATTAGAATTTTGACAGAAGCTCTTCATATTCCTGCTTCAACCTTAATTAAAGAATATGCTTTAAATCCATAA
- a CDS encoding DUF5686 and carboxypeptidase-like regulatory domain-containing protein — protein MKKIILLSLFFVLAMAGSVIAQTKVSGIVLDKSNQPIPFANVVFKGSNTGIVSNEDGRFYLESPNTYTTLLVSSAGFSDREVTLEKAVNYDFKIVLSEAEALNEVVIFTGKTSKKNNPALDILRKIWERKRKNGLYQFNQYQMQKYEKVEFDMNTIDSAFMKNKLFKGMEFVFKHVDTSEVTGKTYLPIFISESLYDVYGDNKLKKTKENLTGNKTSGFNGNQQILSFVKDLYSDYNIYDNHLKFFDKSFTSPLSRTGIDVYNYVLKDSAYVDKKWCYNIVFYPRRKNELTFKGDFWVNDTTFAIKKINMAVTKSANINWVKDIYIEQEFEVENDSVFLLTRDYMMSDFALNKKEKSKGVYGKRTTLYKGHKFNLQKPESFYKQEVNFIDNAVYNKSNEFWDENRFEKLNKDEQGIYKMLDTLQTVKRFKQLYSLVSILGSGYVEFKNFDFGPIFSTFGYNEVEGLRLRAGGRTYFGPNDPWRIQAYTAYGFDDNKFKYGVSGKWMVDKKNRIIISGGNRRDIEQIGASLTTTNDILGRSFASSALFTTGSNGKLTNINLSNISLEMEPMKNFVVQAGVSYRTLESASPIFSLDYYTTLPTAANPAGVIANKVTQSEANIQFEFMPNRKTIGFGVERNIVDSPFSHFFVNFSYGLKGVLNSDFAYQKVQLFYKQPIIIGPLGRSNIILETGKTFGTIPLGLMSVIPGNQTYFTIENTFSNLNFYEFITDQYTTLQWNHDFGGRLFARIPFMRKLNWREFVGVRAVHGTISNANRAINASGLPYNAPENVYWEYNAGIGNIFKVFRLDFSWRGNYMNMPDATKFAIKGSFGFYF, from the coding sequence ATGAAAAAAATAATTTTACTCAGCTTGTTTTTTGTACTCGCAATGGCGGGTAGCGTTATTGCACAAACCAAAGTGAGTGGAATTGTTTTGGACAAATCTAATCAGCCAATTCCGTTTGCTAATGTTGTTTTTAAAGGATCCAATACGGGGATCGTTTCTAACGAAGATGGACGTTTCTATCTCGAATCGCCTAATACTTACACCACCTTATTAGTAAGTTCGGCAGGATTTTCAGATCGGGAAGTTACGCTGGAAAAAGCCGTAAACTATGACTTTAAGATTGTTTTAAGCGAAGCTGAAGCACTGAATGAAGTCGTGATTTTTACCGGAAAGACCTCTAAGAAAAATAATCCGGCATTGGACATTCTGAGAAAAATATGGGAGCGTAAACGCAAAAACGGACTGTACCAATTCAATCAGTATCAGATGCAAAAGTACGAGAAAGTCGAGTTTGATATGAACACGATCGACAGTGCTTTTATGAAAAATAAACTCTTCAAGGGAATGGAATTTGTATTCAAACACGTTGATACATCTGAAGTTACCGGAAAAACATATCTGCCGATTTTTATTAGCGAGTCGCTGTATGATGTGTATGGAGATAATAAATTAAAGAAAACAAAAGAGAACCTGACCGGAAATAAAACTTCTGGTTTTAATGGCAATCAGCAGATTTTATCTTTCGTGAAGGATCTGTACTCCGATTATAATATTTACGACAATCACCTGAAATTCTTCGACAAGAGCTTTACAAGTCCACTTTCCCGAACAGGAATTGATGTGTATAATTATGTTTTAAAAGACAGTGCTTATGTCGATAAAAAATGGTGTTACAATATCGTTTTTTATCCAAGACGTAAAAATGAGCTGACTTTTAAAGGAGATTTTTGGGTAAACGATACCACTTTTGCGATCAAAAAAATTAATATGGCCGTTACTAAAAGCGCCAATATTAACTGGGTAAAAGATATTTATATCGAACAGGAATTTGAGGTTGAGAATGATTCGGTATTTCTCTTAACCCGTGATTATATGATGTCTGATTTTGCTTTGAACAAAAAAGAAAAATCAAAAGGAGTTTACGGGAAACGTACAACTTTGTATAAAGGCCATAAATTCAATCTTCAAAAACCGGAGAGTTTTTACAAGCAGGAAGTCAATTTTATTGATAATGCTGTTTACAACAAATCGAATGAATTTTGGGATGAAAATCGTTTTGAAAAACTCAACAAGGACGAGCAGGGTATTTACAAAATGCTCGATACGCTGCAAACAGTCAAAAGATTCAAGCAGCTCTATAGTTTAGTTTCTATTTTGGGTAGTGGTTACGTCGAGTTTAAGAATTTTGATTTTGGACCTATCTTCTCCACTTTCGGGTATAACGAAGTTGAAGGCTTACGATTGCGAGCAGGAGGAAGGACTTATTTTGGACCTAATGATCCTTGGCGCATACAAGCTTATACTGCATATGGTTTTGACGATAATAAATTCAAATACGGAGTTTCCGGAAAATGGATGGTGGATAAGAAAAACCGAATCATTATCTCCGGAGGAAACAGACGTGACATCGAACAAATTGGCGCCAGCTTAACGACTACAAATGATATTTTAGGACGAAGTTTTGCTTCTTCTGCACTATTTACCACGGGAAGTAATGGAAAATTGACCAACATTAATCTGAGTAACATTTCGCTTGAAATGGAGCCTATGAAGAATTTTGTTGTTCAGGCCGGAGTTTCATACAGAACTTTAGAATCGGCTTCTCCAATTTTTAGTTTAGACTATTATACTACTTTGCCAACAGCAGCAAATCCGGCTGGTGTAATAGCAAACAAGGTAACACAGTCGGAAGCGAATATTCAGTTTGAGTTTATGCCTAATCGTAAGACAATCGGTTTTGGAGTAGAACGAAATATTGTTGACAGCCCGTTCAGTCATTTCTTTGTAAACTTTAGTTATGGTTTGAAAGGGGTTTTAAACAGCGATTTTGCGTACCAAAAAGTACAGCTGTTTTACAAGCAGCCTATTATTATCGGACCATTAGGAAGATCGAATATTATTCTTGAAACCGGAAAAACCTTTGGTACCATTCCATTAGGATTGATGAGTGTAATTCCCGGAAATCAGACTTATTTTACCATTGAAAATACCTTCAGTAACTTAAATTTCTACGAGTTTATAACGGACCAGTATACCACTTTACAATGGAATCATGACTTTGGAGGAAGGCTGTTTGCCAGAATTCCGTTCATGAGAAAATTAAACTGGAGAGAATTTGTAGGAGTAAGAGCGGTACACGGAACTATTTCTAATGCTAACCGTGCCATTAATGCTTCAGGATTGCCTTATAATGCGCCGGAAAATGTGTATTGGGAATACAATGCTGGAATAGGAAATATCTTCAAAGTATTCCGTCTTGATTTCTCATGGAGAGGAAATTATATGAATATGCCGGACGCTACTAAGTTTGCAATAAAAGGATCGTTTGGTTTTTATTTTTAG
- a CDS encoding inorganic diphosphatase: MTADKLTTFDVLIEIPRGSRNKYEYDFEIKRMRFDRMLFSSMMYPADYGFIPETLALDGDPLDVLVLVNEPTFPGCVMEVKPIGVFHMADDKGPDEKIICVPVSDPIWNSLNDLSDINGHLLKEIEHFFQVYKDLENKQVDVEGWGDVNEAFAIIAECTKRFDDIENKPEGLFSIK; this comes from the coding sequence ATGACCGCAGACAAACTAACAACTTTCGATGTGTTAATCGAAATACCAAGAGGAAGCAGAAACAAATACGAATACGATTTTGAAATTAAAAGAATGCGTTTCGACAGAATGTTATTCTCTTCAATGATGTACCCGGCTGATTACGGATTTATTCCAGAAACTTTAGCTCTTGATGGTGACCCTCTTGATGTATTGGTTTTAGTAAACGAACCAACTTTCCCAGGATGTGTTATGGAAGTGAAGCCAATTGGGGTTTTCCACATGGCAGATGATAAAGGACCAGACGAAAAAATTATTTGTGTACCAGTTTCTGATCCAATCTGGAATTCATTAAATGATCTTTCTGATATCAACGGACACTTATTAAAAGAAATCGAGCACTTTTTCCAGGTATACAAAGATCTTGAAAACAAACAAGTAGATGTAGAAGGATGGGGAGACGTAAACGAAGCATTTGCAATTATCGCTGAGTGTACCAAACGTTTTGATGATATTGAAAACAAACCGGAGGGATTATTTAGCATTAAATAA